The Streptomyces achromogenes genome window below encodes:
- a CDS encoding spermidine synthase, giving the protein MGKSRNTRRERDADAVVEPVDGGLAQLVPDRDRARAWTLLIDGAPQSHVDLDDPGYLSFEYQRRLGHVIDLAAPAGKPLHAVHLGGGAFTLARYVAATRPRSTQQVVERDAALVRLVRRELPLDPGARIRVRSLDAREGLAKVPDGWADLVVADVFSGARTPAHLTSTEFLDEVRRALRPGGVYAANLADGPPLAHLRGQIATAAARFPELALVADPTVLRRKRFGNAVLVASDLPLPIAELTRRAASDPHPGRVEHGRALTDFTGGAAAVADASAVASPAPPPSVFR; this is encoded by the coding sequence ATGGGAAAGTCCAGGAACACCCGGCGCGAGCGGGACGCCGACGCCGTCGTCGAGCCCGTCGACGGCGGACTCGCCCAGCTCGTCCCCGACCGGGACCGGGCACGGGCCTGGACGCTGCTCATCGACGGCGCCCCCCAGTCGCACGTCGACCTCGACGACCCCGGGTACCTCTCCTTCGAGTACCAGCGGCGCCTCGGCCATGTCATCGACCTCGCCGCCCCGGCCGGCAAGCCCCTGCACGCCGTGCACCTCGGCGGCGGCGCGTTCACCCTCGCCCGGTACGTGGCCGCCACCCGCCCCCGCTCCACCCAGCAGGTCGTCGAACGTGACGCCGCCCTCGTCCGGCTGGTGCGCCGGGAACTGCCGTTGGACCCGGGGGCGCGGATCAGGGTCAGGTCCCTCGACGCGCGCGAAGGCCTCGCCAAGGTGCCGGACGGATGGGCCGATCTCGTCGTGGCCGATGTGTTCAGCGGCGCCAGGACCCCCGCCCACCTCACCTCGACCGAGTTCCTCGACGAGGTCCGCCGGGCGCTGAGGCCCGGCGGGGTCTACGCCGCCAACCTCGCCGACGGCCCGCCGCTCGCGCATCTGCGCGGCCAGATCGCCACCGCCGCCGCCCGCTTCCCCGAACTCGCGCTGGTCGCCGACCCGACCGTGCTGCGGCGCAAGCGGTTCGGCAACGCCGTGCTCGTCGCCTCCGACCTGCCGCTGCCGATCGCCGAACTGACCCGCCGGGCCGCCTCCGATCCGCACCCCGGCCGGGTCGAACACGGCCGGGCGCTGACCGACTTCACCGGCGGCGCGGCGGCGGTGGCGGACGCGTCGGCGGTGGCCTCGCCCGCGCCGCCGCCCTCGGTGTTCCGCTGA
- a CDS encoding tetratricopeptide repeat protein has translation MASSTVTPARPDRPARPNSVFRQLRGQRSPAEFAALVRRAAREIGERVSCDARYIGRVEAGEIRCPNYAYERVFLHMFPGRTLADLGFAPRSSVRGRGARGTEEAPGAHPAGPARATGDERHTDETRRAHEPYDRQDPYDMHHDHEESDVLRRAFMTGGGATMAAATLGPFVLAHGASAAARRGRRAGSSEAGALEDAVRRIRLLDDRHGADGLYRRAAAPLRAAFALLDAGTTRQTTADRLHSGAGELAISVGWLAHDSGRFDDARSHYAEALATARVTGDDALEAHAFCNTAFLARDAGRPREAVRAAQAAQRVARPLGSPRLMSLLALREAGGWAGLADRTGCEQALVRAQALYERGRCDHDPEWMSFYGEAELEGLTAQCWSALGDWPRAARHAKRAADLQDPHFTRNIALYTAELADDLARGGRPDEAAVAGLRVLDLLDQVQSSRIQTMLAGTARVLLPHRRAGGVSAFLERHASTPRTV, from the coding sequence ATGGCGTCGTCAACGGTGACCCCAGCTCGGCCCGACCGGCCGGCGCGGCCCAACTCCGTCTTCCGGCAGCTGCGCGGACAGCGCTCACCGGCCGAGTTCGCCGCGCTCGTACGGCGGGCCGCGCGCGAGATCGGCGAGCGGGTCAGCTGCGACGCGCGTTACATCGGCCGGGTGGAGGCAGGCGAGATCCGCTGTCCCAACTACGCCTACGAGCGGGTGTTCCTGCACATGTTCCCCGGCCGCACACTCGCCGATCTGGGGTTCGCACCCCGCTCGTCCGTACGCGGCCGAGGGGCGCGCGGCACCGAGGAAGCCCCCGGTGCGCACCCCGCGGGACCGGCGCGCGCCACCGGTGACGAGCGGCACACCGATGAGACGCGCCGAGCGCACGAACCGTATGACAGGCAGGACCCGTACGACATGCACCACGACCACGAGGAGAGCGACGTGCTGCGTCGCGCATTCATGACCGGCGGAGGCGCCACCATGGCCGCCGCCACCCTGGGCCCCTTCGTCCTCGCCCACGGCGCTTCGGCGGCGGCCCGCCGGGGACGTCGCGCGGGATCGAGCGAGGCGGGCGCACTCGAAGACGCGGTCCGCAGAATCCGGCTGCTGGACGACCGGCACGGGGCCGACGGCCTCTACCGGCGCGCGGCCGCTCCGCTGCGCGCCGCCTTCGCGCTGCTGGACGCCGGGACCACCCGTCAGACGACCGCCGACCGGCTCCACTCGGGCGCCGGGGAGCTCGCCATCTCGGTGGGCTGGCTGGCGCACGACTCGGGCCGGTTCGACGACGCGCGCTCGCACTACGCCGAGGCCTTGGCGACCGCCCGGGTGACCGGGGACGACGCGCTGGAGGCGCACGCCTTCTGCAACACGGCGTTCCTCGCGCGGGACGCGGGCCGCCCCCGCGAGGCCGTCCGCGCCGCCCAGGCCGCCCAGCGCGTCGCCCGCCCGCTGGGCTCGCCCCGGCTGATGTCGCTGCTGGCGCTGCGTGAGGCGGGCGGCTGGGCGGGGCTCGCCGACCGGACCGGCTGCGAGCAGGCGCTCGTACGCGCACAGGCCCTCTACGAACGCGGCCGCTGCGACCACGACCCCGAGTGGATGAGCTTCTACGGCGAGGCCGAGCTGGAGGGGCTCACGGCGCAGTGCTGGTCAGCGCTGGGCGACTGGCCGCGCGCTGCCCGGCACGCGAAACGGGCCGCGGACCTCCAGGACCCGCACTTCACCCGGAACATCGCCCTGTACACGGCCGAGCTGGCGGACGACCTCGCGCGCGGGGGACGTCCCGACGAGGCCGCGGTGGCCGGACTGCGGGTCCTGGATCTGCTGGACCAGGTCCAGTCGTCTCGGATCCAGACCATGCTGGCGGGGACGGCGCGGGTGCTGCTGCCGCACCGGAGGGCGGGCGGTGTGTCCGCGTTCCTGGAGCGGCACGCCTCGACGCCGCGGACGGTGTGA
- a CDS encoding histidine phosphatase family protein — protein MAPRILLARHGQTEWSLSGKHTGRTDVPLLEEGRRGAKLLGERLHRPPFDGLADAEIRTSPLVRARETCALAGFGERAEVWDTLLEWHYGAYEGMTPAEIHAVRPGWLIWRDGVPEGETLAEVTARADEVVAWARSADRDVLVFAHGHILRSIGARWLGLPLDFAARIRLNPTSVSVLGWAYGEPAIESWNDLGHLV, from the coding sequence ATGGCACCGCGCATTCTGCTGGCCCGGCACGGGCAGACGGAGTGGTCGCTGTCCGGCAAGCACACCGGCAGGACCGACGTGCCCCTCCTGGAGGAGGGCCGCCGGGGCGCCAAGCTGCTGGGGGAGCGGCTGCACCGGCCGCCCTTCGACGGCCTCGCCGACGCCGAGATACGCACCAGCCCGCTGGTCCGCGCGCGGGAGACGTGCGCGCTCGCCGGCTTCGGCGAGCGGGCCGAGGTCTGGGACACCCTGCTGGAGTGGCACTACGGCGCGTACGAGGGGATGACCCCCGCGGAGATCCACGCCGTCCGGCCCGGGTGGCTCATCTGGCGCGACGGTGTTCCCGAGGGGGAGACCCTGGCCGAGGTGACGGCCCGCGCGGACGAGGTCGTCGCCTGGGCCCGCTCGGCCGACCGGGACGTGCTGGTCTTCGCCCACGGGCACATCCTCCGGTCCATAGGGGCACGCTGGCTGGGTCTGCCGCTGGACTTCGCCGCGCGGATCCGCCTGAACCCCACGTCGGTGTCGGTCCTGGGCTGGGCCTACGGCGAGCCGGCGATCGAGAGCTGGAACGACCTCGGTCACCTCGTCTGA
- a CDS encoding phosphatase PAP2 family protein, whose protein sequence is MPQTETPGTEAAPRTARLRWWTELPLLVLVYLCYSAGRLLARGDVSTAVDHGLAILRVEKVFYLNAEHPLNRLFTAHAWIGVPADFWYASLHYLVTPAILVWLFRSQTVHYRAARTWLMASTFIGLIGFTLMPTCPPRLLSAGHGFVDTMAQYSSYGWWGGEASAPRGMGGMTNQYAAMPSLHVGWALWCGVMLWRHGGTRLAKTAGVVYPLVTTLVVMGTANHYFLDAAAGAAVMGVGLLLAPWAMRAADRARVWFASRVPALAPALPADSPAPSAPVVSGGCQTSPGERIPRQRESRLRPGVEPDVSPSDAGDGAPAAAR, encoded by the coding sequence ATGCCGCAGACCGAGACACCAGGCACCGAGGCGGCCCCGCGGACAGCACGGCTGCGCTGGTGGACCGAGCTGCCCCTGCTGGTGCTGGTGTACCTCTGCTACTCGGCGGGCCGGCTGCTCGCGCGCGGTGACGTCTCCACCGCCGTCGACCACGGTCTGGCGATCCTGCGCGTCGAGAAGGTGTTCTACCTCAACGCCGAGCACCCGCTGAACCGGCTGTTCACGGCCCACGCCTGGATCGGCGTGCCGGCCGACTTCTGGTACGCGTCGCTGCACTACCTGGTCACCCCGGCGATCCTGGTGTGGCTGTTCCGGTCGCAGACGGTGCACTACCGGGCGGCCCGCACCTGGCTGATGGCGTCCACCTTCATCGGCCTCATCGGCTTCACCCTGATGCCCACCTGCCCGCCGCGGCTGCTGTCGGCGGGGCACGGCTTCGTGGACACGATGGCCCAGTACAGCTCGTACGGCTGGTGGGGCGGCGAGGCGAGCGCGCCGCGCGGCATGGGCGGCATGACCAACCAGTACGCGGCCATGCCGAGCCTGCACGTGGGCTGGGCCCTGTGGTGCGGTGTGATGCTGTGGCGCCACGGCGGCACCCGCCTGGCGAAGACGGCGGGCGTCGTCTACCCGCTGGTGACCACGCTCGTGGTGATGGGCACCGCCAACCACTACTTCCTCGACGCGGCCGCCGGCGCGGCCGTGATGGGCGTCGGACTGCTGCTGGCACCGTGGGCGATGCGCGCCGCGGACCGGGCCCGGGTGTGGTTCGCCTCCCGCGTCCCGGCGCTCGCCCCGGCTCTCCCGGCGGACTCTCCCGCCCCTTCGGCCCCGGTTGTCAGTGGCGGATGCCAGACTTCCCCGGGTGAGCGAATTCCACGGCAGCGCGAGTCACGGCTCCGCCCCGGAGTCGAACCGGACGTCTCTCCCTCGGACGCGGGGGACGGCGCTCCGGCAGCGGCTCGCTGA
- a CDS encoding AAA family ATPase: MTAEAALDPGTAAARATDAILRDTLHATARGVVVDSPPGAGKSTLVVRAALELADAGRSLMVVAQTNAQVDDLVLRLAEKSPELPVGRLHSSDADPYDKALDQLPNVRKSAKAGELAGLPVVISTAAKWAHVKTDEPWRHAIVDEAYQMRSDGLLAVAGLFERALFVGDPGQLDPFSIVGGEQWAGLSYDPSASAVSTLLAHNPELPQHRLPVSWRLPASAAPLVSAAFYPYTPFRSGTGHGDRRLSFAVPSDGSGADRVIDEAAESGWGLLELPARHTPRTDPEAVRAVAVVVRRLLDRGGAAVSERSPDPAPLTADRVAVGTAHRDQAAAVRAALAELGVSDVTVDTANRLQGMEFDVTVILHPLSGRPDATAFHLETGRLCVLASRHRHACVVVCRAGVGDLLDEYPSTEPVQLGTLVKFPDGWEANHAVLAHLGEHRVAWKP; this comes from the coding sequence GTGACCGCCGAGGCCGCTCTCGACCCCGGTACCGCCGCCGCCCGCGCCACCGACGCGATCCTGCGCGACACCCTGCACGCCACCGCGCGCGGGGTCGTCGTGGACTCCCCGCCGGGTGCCGGCAAGTCCACGCTCGTCGTCCGGGCGGCACTCGAACTGGCCGACGCGGGGCGGTCGTTGATGGTGGTCGCGCAGACCAACGCACAGGTCGACGACCTGGTGCTGCGGCTCGCCGAGAAGAGCCCCGAGCTGCCGGTGGGCCGGCTGCACAGCAGTGACGCCGACCCGTACGACAAGGCGCTCGACCAGCTGCCGAACGTGCGCAAGTCGGCGAAGGCGGGGGAGCTGGCCGGGCTGCCGGTGGTGATCTCCACCGCCGCCAAGTGGGCGCACGTGAAGACCGACGAGCCGTGGCGGCACGCCATCGTGGACGAGGCGTACCAGATGCGGTCGGACGGGCTGCTGGCCGTGGCCGGGCTGTTCGAGCGGGCACTGTTCGTGGGCGACCCCGGGCAGCTGGACCCGTTCTCGATCGTCGGCGGCGAGCAGTGGGCGGGGCTGTCGTACGACCCGTCGGCGTCGGCGGTGAGCACCCTCCTCGCGCACAACCCGGAGCTGCCGCAGCACCGGCTGCCGGTGTCCTGGCGGCTCCCGGCGTCGGCCGCGCCGCTGGTCTCCGCCGCGTTCTACCCGTACACGCCGTTCCGCAGCGGCACCGGGCACGGCGACCGCCGTCTCTCCTTCGCCGTCCCGTCGGACGGCTCCGGCGCCGACCGGGTGATCGACGAGGCGGCGGAGTCCGGCTGGGGCCTGCTGGAGCTGCCCGCCCGGCACACGCCCCGCACCGACCCGGAAGCGGTGCGGGCGGTCGCCGTGGTGGTGCGGCGGCTGCTGGACCGGGGCGGCGCGGCCGTCTCGGAGCGCTCCCCCGACCCGGCCCCGCTCACGGCCGACCGGGTCGCGGTCGGCACCGCCCACCGCGACCAGGCGGCGGCCGTACGTGCGGCGCTGGCGGAGCTCGGCGTCAGCGACGTGACGGTGGACACCGCCAACCGGCTGCAGGGCATGGAGTTCGACGTCACGGTGATCCTGCACCCGCTCTCCGGCCGCCCCGACGCCACCGCATTCCATCTGGAGACCGGCCGGCTGTGCGTCCTCGCCTCCCGCCATCGGCACGCGTGCGTGGTGGTGTGCCGGGCGGGCGTCGGCGACCTGCTGGACGAGTACCCGTCGACCGAACCGGTGCAGCTGGGCACCCTCGTGAAGTTCCCGGACGGCTGGGAGGCCAACCACGCGGTGCTGGCGCATCTCGGGGAACATCGGGTCGCCTGGAAGCCTTGA
- a CDS encoding bifunctional DNA primase/polymerase: protein MSSAYDEALGVTPDGAAWLASAGTYPRSTLAFWEERPQAPVVLPCGAVFDVVSAPAMFGRAMLDRLWGDGPGSGPVAAFRGRTLLFAAPGTAQRLPTLLEWEEWSAEGRRDGRAATVPPLLCHGTGDAVTVPALVPSDPGCGARWVVAPDTRHPWLPGPEILLWAAVRAARSAVRISISPPPDQDAKVYDVSRRR from the coding sequence ATGAGCAGCGCATACGACGAAGCCCTCGGCGTCACCCCGGACGGCGCCGCCTGGCTCGCCTCCGCCGGAACGTATCCGCGCAGCACGCTCGCCTTCTGGGAGGAGCGGCCGCAGGCGCCGGTCGTCCTGCCGTGCGGCGCGGTGTTCGACGTCGTCAGCGCGCCGGCGATGTTCGGGCGGGCGATGCTCGACCGACTGTGGGGTGACGGGCCCGGCTCCGGGCCGGTGGCCGCGTTCCGCGGCCGGACGCTGCTGTTCGCGGCGCCGGGCACGGCCCAGCGACTGCCCACGCTGCTGGAGTGGGAGGAGTGGAGCGCCGAAGGCCGCCGGGACGGCCGCGCCGCGACCGTGCCGCCGCTGCTGTGCCACGGCACCGGCGACGCGGTGACCGTGCCCGCGCTGGTGCCGTCCGATCCGGGGTGCGGCGCCCGCTGGGTGGTCGCCCCGGACACCCGTCACCCCTGGCTTCCGGGGCCCGAGATCCTGCTGTGGGCGGCGGTGCGGGCGGCCCGCTCGGCCGTGCGCATATCGATTTCTCCTCCCCCCGACCAGGATGCTAAGGTCTACGACGTCAGCAGGCGCCGCTAG
- a CDS encoding M6 family metalloprotease domain-containing protein: protein MSREPPPEVSVPRLPRPVRLLPRPRLRSTASVFTTLTALAATSLIGNPSVAEPFSAAPCALARTAAHHSEGLDSWNAAYPRPARSLDAVMVFLSFPDRAPLISPAELAADHFPATSRFFEQASYGRFSLRSHPLKQWIRMPKPSTAYAIRRDWSSEGRASYLHDALAAADPHVDFSRYDVVYFVADPDAPGVDSDATKVVNLDDPLHADGTDLRRVVTVFEKHPPDRLVLAHETGHVFDLPDLYHRPVDGKGDWDTYVGDWDLMGSQFGLAPDLFAWHKWKLGWLDPRQVLCLRGPGPARLTLEPLGAGPGARTVRAFGQPGAGFGEPAARVLGEPTLGPAEPAPAPVRPAPAPLQPVPAPVQSVPAPVQSVPAPVQPVPAPVQSAPGRPVPGRPAPVESASVSGGGARLAVVRTGPDSALAFEARGPVGNDRAACRAGILVYRVSSAARSGRGPVEVLDAHPRTEACWENSVYPPLADAPVALGESFTVPGDGVRVDVESRSASGAWTLKITPGRKL, encoded by the coding sequence GTGTCCCGTGAACCGCCCCCGGAGGTCTCTGTGCCGCGACTGCCGCGACCCGTGCGCCTGCTCCCGCGCCCCCGACTGCGCAGTACCGCGTCCGTGTTCACCACCCTCACCGCGCTCGCCGCGACCTCCCTGATCGGCAACCCCTCGGTGGCCGAACCCTTCTCCGCCGCGCCCTGCGCCCTGGCCCGCACCGCGGCCCACCACTCGGAGGGCCTGGACTCCTGGAACGCCGCCTACCCCCGCCCGGCCCGCTCGCTGGACGCGGTGATGGTGTTCCTGTCGTTCCCCGACCGGGCCCCGCTGATCTCGCCCGCCGAACTGGCCGCCGACCACTTCCCGGCCACCAGCCGCTTCTTCGAGCAGGCGTCGTACGGCAGGTTCAGCCTGCGCTCCCACCCGCTGAAGCAGTGGATCCGCATGCCGAAGCCGTCCACCGCCTACGCCATACGGCGTGACTGGAGTTCCGAGGGCCGGGCCTCCTACCTGCACGACGCCCTGGCCGCCGCCGACCCCCACGTCGACTTCTCCCGCTACGACGTCGTCTACTTCGTCGCCGACCCGGACGCCCCCGGCGTCGACTCGGACGCCACGAAGGTCGTCAACCTGGACGACCCGCTGCACGCCGACGGCACCGACCTCCGCCGGGTCGTCACCGTGTTCGAGAAGCACCCCCCGGACCGGCTCGTTCTCGCCCACGAGACCGGCCATGTCTTCGACCTGCCCGACCTCTATCACCGCCCCGTCGACGGCAAGGGCGACTGGGACACCTACGTCGGCGACTGGGACCTGATGGGCAGCCAGTTCGGACTCGCCCCCGACCTGTTCGCCTGGCACAAGTGGAAGCTGGGCTGGCTGGACCCGCGCCAGGTGCTGTGCCTGCGGGGCCCCGGCCCGGCCCGGCTGACGCTCGAGCCGCTCGGCGCCGGGCCGGGCGCGCGGACCGTACGGGCTTTCGGGCAACCGGGCGCCGGGTTCGGAGAGCCGGCCGCGCGAGTCCTCGGGGAACCGACCCTCGGCCCCGCGGAACCGGCCCCCGCCCCCGTGCGGCCGGCCCCGGCACCCTTGCAGCCGGTTCCCGCCCCTGTGCAGTCGGTCCCCGCCCCTGTGCAGTCGGTCCCCGCCCCTGTGCAGCCGGTCCCCGCCCCTGTGCAGTCGGCCCCCGGGCGGCCCGTCCCCGGGCGGCCGGCCCCCGTGGAGTCGGCTTCCGTGTCCGGCGGCGGTGCCAGGCTCGCGGTGGTCCGCACCGGCCCGGACAGCGCGCTCGCCTTCGAGGCGCGCGGCCCGGTGGGCAACGACCGCGCCGCCTGCCGCGCCGGCATCCTCGTCTACCGCGTCAGCAGCGCCGCCCGGTCGGGCCGCGGGCCGGTCGAGGTGCTCGACGCCCACCCGCGCACCGAAGCCTGCTGGGAGAACTCCGTCTATCCGCCGCTCGCCGACGCCCCGGTCGCTCTCGGTGAGAGCTTCACCGTCCCGGGCGACGGCGTCCGGGTGGACGTGGAGAGCCGGTCGGCGTCGGGGGCGTGGACGCTGAAGATCACCCCGGGCAGGAAGCTGTGA
- a CDS encoding putative bifunctional diguanylate cyclase/phosphodiesterase, with product MSGTSEGPTPAADLDRSAVTESDINSTSGGPAAYRSVFAAAPLAMAVVDGEGRIVDANGALGALLGGGSAPLVGRVASDLLDLTSDARIRHAYREVLRGRRAKLRCTRRLKQPDGHALWAQVTVSPLEAQTPGAGTPGVLLSVADVSAQRDLQARLRHLQMHDPVTRLANRTLFFERVSAALEAEAYEQSGTGRIGLCYLDLDGFKAVNDTLGHRVGDRLLAAVAERLNGCAEEAGRTRPSVPLVARLGGDEFALLVEDSTGTDQLADLAESVLKVLQAPFDLAGHRLNVSASIGVVERAAAGTTATGLMQAADTTLYWAKVDGKGRWTLFDPERNAHLMTRQALASTLRPAIERGEFRLDYQPLVGMSDGRLRGVEALVRWDHPRFGLLSPNRFVALAEEDGSIVPLGRWVLATACRQARRWQLDNPDDPPLFVSVNVAVRQVWDSDLVADVAEILAETGLAPHLLQLELTESAVMGSAGRPLQALQALSDMGVGIAIDDFGTGYSNLAYLSRLPVSVLKLDGSFVRGFQYESDKEGATPPNPADQVVVEAMIDLAHRLGLTVTAECVETSAQATRLRSIGCDTGQGWLYSRPVSPDRISELRGTAESYAVGNP from the coding sequence GTGAGCGGAACGTCCGAAGGGCCGACGCCCGCGGCAGACCTCGACCGGTCAGCCGTCACAGAGAGTGACATCAACAGTACGAGCGGCGGGCCTGCGGCCTATCGGTCCGTCTTCGCGGCGGCACCGCTCGCCATGGCCGTCGTCGACGGCGAGGGCCGGATCGTCGACGCCAACGGCGCACTCGGCGCGCTGCTCGGCGGCGGCAGCGCCCCGCTGGTCGGGCGGGTCGCCTCCGACCTGCTGGACCTGACCTCCGACGCCCGGATCCGGCACGCCTACCGCGAGGTCCTGCGCGGCCGGCGGGCCAAGCTGCGCTGCACCCGGCGACTGAAGCAGCCCGACGGGCACGCGCTGTGGGCGCAGGTCACCGTCTCGCCGCTGGAGGCGCAGACGCCGGGGGCGGGAACGCCCGGGGTGCTGCTGTCCGTGGCCGACGTCAGCGCCCAGCGTGATCTGCAGGCGCGGCTGCGGCATCTGCAGATGCACGACCCGGTGACCCGGCTGGCCAACCGCACGCTGTTCTTCGAGCGGGTGTCGGCCGCACTGGAGGCGGAGGCGTACGAGCAGAGCGGCACCGGCCGGATCGGCCTGTGCTACCTGGACCTGGACGGCTTCAAGGCGGTCAACGACACCCTCGGTCACCGGGTGGGCGACCGCCTGCTGGCCGCCGTCGCCGAGCGGCTGAACGGGTGCGCCGAGGAGGCCGGACGGACCAGGCCGAGCGTGCCGCTGGTGGCCCGGCTCGGCGGGGACGAGTTCGCCCTGCTGGTGGAGGACTCCACCGGCACCGACCAGCTCGCCGACCTCGCCGAGTCCGTGCTCAAGGTGCTCCAGGCCCCGTTCGACCTGGCCGGGCACCGGCTGAACGTGTCCGCGTCGATCGGGGTGGTGGAGCGGGCCGCGGCCGGCACCACCGCGACCGGTCTGATGCAGGCCGCCGACACCACGCTGTACTGGGCGAAGGTGGACGGCAAGGGCCGCTGGACGCTGTTCGACCCCGAGCGCAACGCCCATCTGATGACCCGGCAGGCGCTGGCCTCCACGCTGCGTCCGGCCATCGAGCGCGGCGAGTTCCGGCTCGACTACCAGCCTCTGGTCGGCATGTCGGACGGGCGGCTGCGCGGCGTGGAGGCGCTGGTCCGCTGGGACCACCCCCGGTTCGGCCTGCTGTCGCCGAATCGGTTCGTCGCGCTGGCCGAGGAGGACGGTTCGATCGTCCCGCTCGGCCGATGGGTTCTGGCCACCGCCTGCCGCCAGGCACGGCGGTGGCAACTGGACAATCCGGACGATCCGCCGCTGTTCGTCAGCGTCAACGTGGCGGTGCGTCAGGTGTGGGACTCCGACCTGGTGGCGGACGTGGCGGAGATCCTCGCCGAGACGGGGCTCGCGCCGCACCTGCTCCAGCTGGAGCTGACCGAGTCGGCGGTGATGGGCTCGGCGGGACGGCCGTTGCAGGCGTTGCAGGCGCTCAGCGACATGGGCGTGGGCATCGCGATCGACGACTTCGGCACCGGCTACTCCAACCTCGCCTATCTGAGCCGGCTGCCGGTGTCGGTGCTGAAGCTGGACGGCTCCTTCGTGCGCGGCTTCCAGTACGAGAGCGACAAGGAGGGGGCCACCCCGCCGAACCCGGCCGACCAGGTCGTCGTCGAGGCGATGATCGACCTGGCCCACCGGCTGGGGCTGACCGTCACCGCCGAGTGCGTGGAGACGTCCGCGCAGGCGACCCGGCTGCGCAGCATCGGCTGCGACACCGGGCAGGGCTGGCTGTACTCCCGCCCGGTGTCGCCGGACCGCATCTCCGAGCTGCGCGGGACCGCCGAGTCCTACGCGGTCGGCAACCCGTAG
- a CDS encoding LLM class flavin-dependent oxidoreductase codes for MRGTARGSAPTPLSVLDLVTVGSGRTATDALRTSVDLARFTESRGFHRYWVAEHHSMPGVASSSPAVILAHLAAHTDRIRLGSGGVMLPNHAPLVIAEQFGTLEALAPRRVDLGLGRAPGTDGGTAAALRRTAALHEGADDFPEQLAELTRFLDDDFPDGHPYRRVHAIPGPVQGTSPGGVQSAHRPPIWLLGSSGFSARLAGELGLPFAFAHHFSAQNTVPALDLYRASFRPSEVLAEPYALIGVSVLAADDEREARRQVLATGVNMVRLRSGRPGLFPSPEEAEATRLGPLEREFVDSWTANIIHGTADEVRTGLDDLHKRTGADELMLTSHAHRGALRLRSYELVADAYGLPTA; via the coding sequence ATCCGCGGCACGGCGCGGGGCAGCGCCCCGACCCCCCTGTCCGTACTGGACCTGGTCACCGTCGGCTCCGGCCGCACCGCCACCGACGCCCTGCGCACCAGCGTCGACCTCGCCCGGTTCACCGAGTCGCGCGGCTTCCACCGCTACTGGGTCGCCGAGCACCACTCGATGCCCGGCGTCGCCTCGTCCTCACCCGCGGTGATCCTCGCCCACCTCGCCGCCCACACCGACCGCATCCGGCTCGGCTCCGGCGGCGTGATGCTGCCCAACCACGCGCCCCTCGTCATCGCCGAGCAGTTCGGCACCCTGGAGGCGCTGGCCCCCCGCCGTGTGGACCTCGGCCTCGGCCGCGCCCCCGGCACCGACGGAGGCACCGCGGCCGCCCTCCGCCGGACCGCCGCCCTGCACGAGGGCGCCGACGACTTCCCCGAGCAGCTCGCCGAGCTCACCCGCTTCCTGGACGACGACTTCCCCGACGGCCATCCCTACCGCAGGGTGCACGCCATCCCCGGCCCGGTCCAGGGCACCTCCCCCGGCGGAGTGCAGTCGGCGCACCGGCCGCCGATCTGGCTGCTCGGCTCCTCCGGCTTCAGCGCCCGCCTGGCCGGCGAGCTCGGCCTGCCCTTCGCCTTCGCGCACCACTTCTCCGCGCAGAACACCGTGCCCGCCCTCGACCTGTACCGGGCGTCGTTCCGGCCCTCCGAGGTGCTCGCCGAGCCCTACGCCCTGATCGGCGTCTCCGTGCTCGCCGCCGACGACGAGCGCGAGGCCCGCCGCCAGGTCCTGGCCACCGGCGTCAACATGGTCCGGCTGCGCAGCGGCCGCCCCGGCCTGTTCCCGTCCCCCGAGGAGGCGGAGGCAACCCGACTCGGCCCGCTGGAGCGCGAGTTCGTCGACTCCTGGACGGCGAACATCATCCACGGCACCGCCGACGAGGTGCGCACCGGCCTCGACGACCTGCACAAGCGCACCGGCGCCGACGAGTTGATGCTCACCAGTCACGCCCACCGCGGCGCTTTGCGGCTGCGCTCCTACGAACTCGTCGCGGACGCCTACGGGTTGCCGACCGCGTAG